cattacgactctaatatttcttcatataataatttgataacattttatactattctcctaaaattaaaaattttaagttcgataaagttttataaatatcagttgaactggttaattccttcaaattattgaacaatatatgtttttttccttaaataatataaaatgcattgattcaaatgctacaatatcgtatatatataacttttatttgaataattcaaaatatttgtacaatattatcttgatcaatgaatattgttgatctaaaagaattcatttttaaaagctagttttttaaaatgaaaaatgaaaaataaatcgatttagtatatcattgtagttttaacaaatctcgtgagatctcatttcaaatttcaaatatttttaaaatcgggacaaatcccaaaaataataatatgttaccagtgaagttagtagttttaatataaataatcaattgacttgatcctataaagatctcaaacacattaatttatattaacacaagatattaaaaaatttcacattattggtaagatattttcgccgagcttgtaattttaatttactaaacgtataatgtgacgatgttttttggtcgagtcatgtagtcaaatttcgagtattttttgaacaattggccaagttctaaaatgcattgactcattataattcgagcttatctaaatatgtaataccgatataaattatttatatataagcgatcctattttcaatattttttaaaaaaattatatatgtacattttaattactttttataataaaaaaatatgttaaaaatatatgagatatattttcaaactaaaaagtgataaataaataagataataattcatttatgtactatgcctaattttatatctgtttttttttaaaattatatatgtacattttaattactttttataataaaaaatatgttaaaaatatatgagatatattttctaactaaaaaatgattaataaataagataataatccatttatgtactatgcctaattttatatctggaattcaattctttaaaattaaccgTACAAATACTTAACTAACTATTTTTTTTTTGCGTAATTCAAGTAaatatctttaaagttaaataaaatattcatttagcacacttacatattatgtgtatgataaaaaacacaCGTGAGAATATGGTGTAGTAGTAAGAAGTTgtatagttgaatgaaataacctgagttcgattcccacgaaccacatcttttatataaatattaaaacaGGGTAATTTAGTCATGAAATTATATCCTTATTGGGctattatatatataagagaaGAGTTTGGAAATAGGGCGCGTTAAAGTCCACGACAATTCCACTtagggctgtcaaaaaaattcgaaaaatccgatattTGTCCGAAAAATCTGCATCCGTATCCgagaaaaagcggatattatccgtatccgagaaaaaacggatattatccgtatccgaattcgGCATATTCGAATCTGAAACtaaatacatatatgatatttaaattatataaatatataattatatataatttaaaatttatttttttagtttatagtgtgtgtaaatgtattaaataataagtttatacaaattttatataatgtacacatactttatacatatataaatatattatttatatttaatcataaaaaaatgtTCTATTATCATCGTCAAAACGGTAAGGGCAacaaaaaatattcaaaaaatccgatattcgtccgaaatatccgcattcgtatccgagaaaaagcggatattatccgtatccgaaataaagtggatattatccgtattcgaatccgacgatttcggatacggatataggcatatacgtatccgaattatccgtttgacagccctAATTCCACTCACTCCGGACAAGGAGACGCCTAGACAACTAGTGGACAATTGCCCCCTCATGCACTTCATGACAACCTTAAGAGGCAAGATGTATTGATGATAACAATTCCACAAAAAGATTCAGAAATTATTGCAAGAATTGTTAACGAAACTAGTGAAACTACAAGTTTAGTTATCGGACATTAATCGGAAAAAAAGatgtattttaatttaattatatataatttataccTATCATTTTATATACTCCttgattatttaaaatttatttaaaattctattttatgTTTGCTAATTTATTCGTAATATCATTtggttttttcttaaaaaatcATTTGGTTTTTAACAAAACTATTatctttaaaaatatttatatattgcATTCACAACTTCCATTTATGTTAACATTAAATAGATATTAAGAGCATCTCCAACTCTGACTCACCTTTTAGCTATATCCTACGTGGACAACAACAAATTTTAGCTAATAGTCTtaattttggcttctccaaggACACAACGTGTTAGCTAAATTTTTAGATAATGCTAAAATGATCCTCCAAATTTGTTGATTGGGAAGCCATTATTTATAATTGCTAAAATGaactaaaataataatttttaaatataattatctcaattcataaattttaaattagattaacatttaaaacatatattttaaaattaaagttaataaaaaggCGAAAAATCACCTATAAATTGTAAATTCTAACTTATAAATTGCGTCGACAAACACTCCTAAATAAGTTTTAAGTTTTATAAGTAAGCATACAAACAGAACCATTATTTGGTATAGCTGCTAAAAGAATATCTCATGGCTAGCCACCTGTTTGACATGCAAATATAAGttaaaaataaaaaggaaaattAAAGAAGAAAAAAAAGGCAAAAATCATCATGAATGTTACCAAATGTTATAGTCCTATACTCCTATCCTATCTATATATATGTAACCTTCACCAAAGCCACCCTCCCCAAAAGCACCGGACTTGATATAAATACACACCAACACAACACGCTCTCTCCCCCAGTTCCTCCTCACTGTTCGACAATGGCATTTCGAAAAATTTTATCCAAACGTTTTTTGTTCACCCAAAAACGACATTCACTCCAAAAAAGCAATAATATCCAACATGGTATTCTTACCGCTCCTTCTTACCCTGTTATCGAGAACGGCTTTATTAGCCGTTTTCTCACTAGAAAGTCCATTAATCAATATTATTCGGTCCCAAAATCGCCAGAGTTTCTCCATGCTCCTGTTCCTGTTGGTAACAGGCTAAGAGAGAAACTCTGGCTGCTTAATAAATGTTCTGAATATAAATTTCGTTACGACATGGATTTCGATGTTCCTGGAAATCTCGAAAAAGTTTCAATGGAGAAACTGAGATCAAAGCTGAAAGAAATGCCTGTGAGCTCTGTTGCTTATACGGAGTTTTTAAAAATATGCAGTGAGGTTTGTGAAAATGAGGAGAGGGGCTTGGAGTGTGCTAAAATGTTGGATGATGCAGGGAATGTTATTGTTGCAGGCAATGTTGTGTTTCTTCGTCCAGATCAGGTATATTATTAATTCAATTCACTTTTTCTTACATTTATTACGACGATTTCAGATTTTTGCATGTTCATTCAAATCGAGACGACAAGAGATAAACTAGTATACACTTTTAATCTTGTATTATTTATATCTCCCTTAAATTAACATTTTCAAATATTTCCTGCAAAATTGCCGGAGAGATGATTTTAGAATTTTATTACTCTTGATTGATGGGCCCAGGATCTTGAATTGAATGCTGCATAGATGTTGTTTCTACTTGGGTAACTAAGGGATTAAATGATAATTACTGAATAATTTTAAATTCAATTTTATAATTCAGATTCAGATTGTATCTGGTCCAAATTTGTGGATGTATCAAGAATTTAAGACGAGAATGTCCAAAAGATGTGATGTTGGTAAATTATTACTATTGACCAATTTGGCACTTCAGTCCAAGGATATTAAGAAAAATGAAAGTTAATATATTAATTGCATTAAATAAATATAACCAGTGGTGGATGGttaattttgaaatatataaatttcaaatattttgaatatagttgaTTTTGGAAACATAAACTGACATTAAAAATTGAATTGAGTAACTAATTTGAAACAATTTTTTTTTCTCAAAGTAGACATTTAATTTAAAACATAGGGagtatttttgctaataaaacTTATTGGTAATAACAATTTTGTGATGAAAGTATTAGTACACGACTATTTAGTACTCCAtgatttcaaaaaaaaaagtaAGTCTTTTGAATAATATTAGGAAACAAAAAAATTGAATCGCCATACACATTTTTCCGATCTTTTATCGTTGGATTTGTGTTTGAATTTAATAATCAATCAGAGTTTAATCATTTTGGCGCGAAACTAAAACATTTCAAAATCGTCCCGACATTGTGTtataactagatataagtttggCGCGAACTTGAAAACTATAAATCgtgattatttttttaaataatcaagTTTCCAAATAAGGTTAACACAACAATACTTTTTGTTGTATTGAATACTACCTCCGTCCTACCGGATTCTATACGTTTACTATTTTCACGTATTTCGAGATTtttataaagtatagttttataattttttttaaaaattttcttttttttcaataaaagtttaaatataaaacttttatttagaaaaaaaaataaaaaaaatattatggaaGTATGAATTAAAGTAGTATTGAAAAACGTGCCGGAAAGTAACGTATAGATTTCAATGAGACGGAAGTAATAATAATTTAGCTTTGATGTTACAGATTGTCAGATCCATGGAAAAGCTACTCTTTGAATCCATAGCCATTCCAAATGATCCAAGAAAACAAGAACTTGAAATATTAGAGAAAGAGAAGATTGTAATAGATGTCAAAGCTGAGGCACTTGTGCGACGTGAACTCTATTTTGGGCTGGGCTTTCTGGTGCTCCAAACCATGGGCTTTATGAGGCTAACATTTTGGGAGCTCAGTTGGGATGTTATGGAGCCCATTTGTTTCTTTGTCACCTCCCTTCACTTTGCTCTTGCCTATGGTTTCTTCATCAGAACTTCTAAAGAACCTACTTTCGAAAGCTATTTTCGACGTCGATTTCTTGCGAAACAGGCGAAGCTCGTGAAGGTTCGCAACTTCGACGTCGAAAAATATGAACAGCTTCGCAAGGTTTTTTATTCGGGTTATAGTACTAGCGAGAATATTTAAGTTTCGATTTTATAGATTGTTGCATTCGAAAATAGAAATCTCTCAATAGACGTAAGTAATAGGTTATTCAAATATGATCTCGGAGCTGAATCCGCGACTAAGCATGAAAGTATTAAATAGCTCCAAGTTGTAAATGTAtgttaaaaggattgtcttggATCGTTCTAGCTGGTAATTTCGATCAGTAAATTCGGACTTAGATTTTGCTGTTTTTATAATGCATTTTATGAAATCTAGTTAATTTTTCTGTGTCTGGCTATTTTGATAGCAAAAACTTGTGCATATGATATGGGCTTGAACTGGCCATTATATAAAAGAAGTATAATTCGAAAATCGGAAACAAATTTAGTAGATTTAATACAAATATAAAAAAGAGAAGGTGATTCAGCCACATCTTCCGGTACACCTATCCTGTTAAGACTTTATTTTATTTTCGGCATCCCCCTCCTTATGATTAAAGCAACGACTTCATGTATGGTCCGCTCCATGAGGTGACTAAGGCTGTAATTCGAGTCGGGCGGCTCGCGAGCTCGTCCGGCTCAAACTCGTTTAAATGGGCTTGACTCAGCTCGTTTAAATTGTCCGGTTTAAACACGTTTAAGTGggctcgactcggctcgtttaTTTAAACGAGCCGAGTTCGAACAGAGGTTCCGACTCGTTTAATTACTCGAGCCTGCTCGGCTCGACTCATGAAATTAAACGAGCCGAGTTCG
The sequence above is drawn from the Apium graveolens cultivar Ventura chromosome 2, ASM990537v1, whole genome shotgun sequence genome and encodes:
- the LOC141684795 gene encoding calcium uniporter protein 4, mitochondrial-like; translation: MAFRKILSKRFLFTQKRHSLQKSNNIQHGILTAPSYPVIENGFISRFLTRKSINQYYSVPKSPEFLHAPVPVGNRLREKLWLLNKCSEYKFRYDMDFDVPGNLEKVSMEKLRSKLKEMPVSSVAYTEFLKICSEVCENEERGLECAKMLDDAGNVIVAGNVVFLRPDQIVRSMEKLLFESIAIPNDPRKQELEILEKEKIVIDVKAEALVRRELYFGLGFLVLQTMGFMRLTFWELSWDVMEPICFFVTSLHFALAYGFFIRTSKEPTFESYFRRRFLAKQAKLVKVRNFDVEKYEQLRKVFYSGYSTSENI